Within the Zea mays cultivar B73 chromosome 10, Zm-B73-REFERENCE-NAM-5.0, whole genome shotgun sequence genome, the region CACCACCCTTGTCCTTGGCAGCACTAGGTTATGAAGGTAACAGCGTCTTTGCATCATGGTCAGAAAGAGTTGTTAACCCCTGCATGCATGAGCATCACAGCGATGTTTAAGCTGTGGTCCATTGCGGTTTGCCTGTGGGGTGACGACATGTGTGTGTGAGAGAGCAGGGCAGGGGTTTAGGCCTTTAGGGCGCCGACATGTGCAGGCAGGGCAGAGTGGACTAGACTAAAAAGTTCATCTCTTTCACTCGCTGCTGCTGTCAGCCTTTCACCCTTATCAAAGGCAGGGTTTAATTTTACTTTGCTCACGAGAGGTGAAACTGTCATGAGATCTCTCTCCCCTTCTGCAGCACTCTATGTTTCACTGCATCCATCCTTTGATCCATTCCTCCGGAAAAAAAGAAGGGTTTTATTTCTCTGAAAAATTATCAGTGCAGTAATACCGGTATTTTCATAATGAGTGACTGCTTCACATAATACtggggaaaaagaaagaaaaaaacctCCCCATCCTAGAGTTTCATGAGCCATTAATACTGGAACCAGCGGTGGATGAGGCAAAGAAAACACCCCTTTGGCTAGTTTGAGAACCACATTTTTCTAAGAGATTTTCATTTTTCTAacaaaaattagtttattttttcttGAAAAATATAAATTCCTTGGAAAAATaaatttccaaactagcccttagtgtgtgtttatttCCCTCCTAGATTATATAAATTAGATTATAATGGAAAAGTATAAATGTAAAATATCACTTATTTTAGCTTATTTGTGATTCAAAAGTGACATTTTGTCTTTATATTCTTTAATCATAATCTAACTTATATAGGAGGTGTTTAaatacactagagctaatagCTATTTGACAAAAAATTACTAGTGAAACTAGCTAGCTAATATATAGTTAGCTAACTaataactaatttactaaaattAGCTAATAGCTGCTAGGGTGTGTTTGGATGTCTCCAACTAATTTTaaccactaactattagctctagtgtattTAAACACATCATAATCTAGGAGGAACAAACAGGACCGGAATAAAAAAATGGATCTACTTTGGACTGATCCTAATTTAGCTCAACCTGTTCTTTTATAGTATATGTACAGTGTCAGAGAGCAGGATTTCAGTGTAGAATTACTGACAAAAGAATGCACGTTAGTTTAAATAGCCACCGACGGTACAAAGCTCTGTATTAAACGCACTAAACGTACGGTGATTGCCGTCCCGGGACCAGGCTACTACTCTAAAAGCCTATTTGGTCTTTAGTCAGATCTTGTCGACAGGGTCATTGCACAGCTAGGAACACTATACCTCAACGCTTAAGTTTTATTTAGTCTCTGCTCTGGTTTTGGTTGCGGGACAGCCAGCACATAAACGTCCTCTGGTGTCCTTTCTTGTCACTCTAATTTTAAGAGATAactaggtgggtgcccgtgcgttgctacgaaaCCATATAATAACTTATCTACATATAGGTGAGTGCCCATGCAttgcaacggggacatataataTAACGGTAACTTATGTATTATATGTCTCCGTTGCAAGAATAGCAAACTCGTGACAAACCAGCTTATCAGCAAGGGTCATAACTCATAAGTAGTATActatataattaataagaacaaaaAAACAATAGAAGTACCAATTACCTGTGGCAAAGGCAAAGCAGCCGCCACATCAACAGCTAAGTCAGATCTGATATATTTCCACGCAATTTCCTTGGGATTTGTGACAAGATCCCCTCTTCCAAACACCCTCAGAGTAGAGCTCGGATTGGTATATGTTGTTCTGAACTTTATTACGATGTGCAGGACATACAATAAATCCGCAATCGATCTAAAGAATGTAACACCGACGACGAAACAGGTGTCTGTTCCGATACAGAATTTGGGGCTGCCGTAGCTGATCTTGGGCACATAGAAATAGAATGATGTCGTTCAGGGGCAACAGTATCAACTTGCAGGGGGCATTCATTCCGTCATTAAGTAGTGTGTACTAACGTCGTAGGTACCATCATTCTAATTAGAGCATCTTCAATAGAAGTCCTATAAACGACTGCTGTCTATTTGAGCCGCCGCGTCATACACAAACAGTAATAAAAACATTATATACAATGGGCGTCTACAGATATTTATACATTCAAACCAGTATTTAATCATATGCAAGCAGCAGACTGGCGACAACTATGTACAATAGGCTACGAGCGGGCGATTTGCCTTGGCCAGTTGGCCCTTGGAGCATGAGCAGGAGCCGTCCTCACGCGAGGCGATCTATCTTCATTTAACCGAGTCCAACAAGGATAATCATGCTAATGTGGCGTTATATAGACAGTTTATTTATGGCCGTTGTACGTGCCGTAAATATTTTTAAATATACTTTATCACCAAAAAAAATTTCTAGTGGGTCATATTTCAAAAAAACATCAATTAATTAGAGTACTCAGATTGTAAATGTAGGACCTCGTATGTTGAATCTCTACCCTCCCTCGTTTTGTATGGTACTTCCAAACTTTTTATTTCTTAAATAAAATGATCTATTTTCTAATAATATGATATATGACTCAACTGTTTCAACTGCAAATATTTTCTATAGTTTTAAATATTTGAAATTAGACCCTATTTTAATTTTTAGGACTCAAATATACAACTTTTTATTGGAGTTGATCTTGACGGATATTACGCCTCTCTTTTGTTTGAAAAAAATATAACAGCGGTTAAAAAGCAGAGCAGGGCACACGGCCAGCACATCCTCAACCACGCATATTAAGGCATAACAAACCGGCAATCTCATCACCATGAGGGAAATGTTCATCCAAATCAGACACATATACGCGATGGTTAAATCGAATTGTTGAACTGGTCCAGACAAATGGCAAGCAATGGTACAGGTGTCGATCCCTCTCTCCAGGGAAAGAACAAATAATAGGGCACCAAATTAAACTGGTGCATCAGCGATACCAATTCGTTAAATGAAAACCAAGTAGAAAGAGGAAAGGAAAAAAAACAAACATCGCTTGTCAAGATGAAGTAGCGCGACGAAGCAGGAGAAGAAGAAAATGCGGTTCCATGTCAAGATGAAGTCGCTTGACGGATCAAAAATCTTGTTGTACCACTGCTCATCGCTTGCGACAAAAGCCCTGTGTTTCTTCGATGTCCTCACGCCTAGCTTGCTAGCAGCGAGCCCCGCCTGCTTCTGGTGAAGCGGCATGGCTGGCCTCGCTGGCGACGGGCCCGGGGCATCAGCTGACCCCCGAAAAATCCTGGAGACTAATCTGGTGCTGCTGCTCCACCACGCAGCGAACAAATCGCAGTCCATCGACGACTTGGAACTTGATTGCTGGCAGCGTAGAAACGGAAGACCAGGGCGGAACTAACCCTCGGAGTAATCCATCGGAGCGAGCTTCCTTACCAGCAAGTGGAGAAATGCAGCCGAGACCGTGCGGATCTGTGCTTTCGGGAGGGGGACGAAGTCCGCCGCGACGACGGTGGAGGACGAGCAAGGGACCAGCTGGCCGCGACGTGCTCCGGCGGAAGGAGCCTGGCAGCTACGCCAGCGGCACGCACCAGGGAAGAACGGCTTCGCTTGACGGCGCTCGTGGCGGGCGCCTGGGGCCGGCGAGGCGAATCTGGGATCAGGAGGAGGCTGGGGCCTGGGGCGAGGAGGACAGCGAAGCGAGTCGGCGGAGCTGAGGAGAGCCGGCGGCGAGGAGTTCGAGGAAGCGGCGGATCCGGGTGTAGAGGTTTTCTCAAATTGACAATTTGAGAAAACCGGCGGCGAGGAGTTTGAGAAAACCTATAGGCGAGCTCCATGGCGACCAGAGGGGCGCAGGGAGAGGAGGCCGAGGAAGATCCGATTCGCCGTCAAGCCGCCATACGGACCGAGCAGGGAGGGGGAGACTGGGGAGCTTGACGGGGAAGCGGCGGATCTAGGTCTCGGACGCGCGGGGGAGGAGGCGCCGATGAGGGGGGCGGGATCCAGATCTGGGCGGACGAGGTCACGGGGGTGGGAGGGCTGCGGATGGGGCGGTTGTGCAAGGCGCGTGATTGACGGAAGCGGGACAAGGTGTCGCGGGCAGAGGCAGAACCGTGCGCCGAGGGGacgtgtggacgcctacactacttacataatagtagtagagattaaGGACAACACTAGAATAGTTATGTCTCAACCCTTAACCCTGAACTAAACAACATTATTTGAGAGATCGTCTCGTCTCATTCCGTTCTGTCATTACAACCAAACGCACCATAATAACAGTCTAACATCGCCGAACACCTATGGCTAGGTCGAGGATTTGAactcatctcatctctaggattcATCTATTATaattatttttataattaaacTGTATTAAATACTCGTAATTGCCATTCAAACGGAA harbors:
- the LOC100274423 gene encoding uncharacterized protein LOC100274423 produces the protein MELAYRFSQTPRRRFSQIVNLRKPLHPDPPLPRTPRRRLSSAPPTRFAVLLAPGPSLLLIPDSPRRPQAPATSAVKRSRSSLVRAAGVAARLLPPEHVAASWSLARPPPSSRRTSSPSRKHRSARSRLHFSTCW